A section of the Sebastes fasciatus isolate fSebFas1 chromosome 5, fSebFas1.pri, whole genome shotgun sequence genome encodes:
- the ccdc181 gene encoding coiled-coil domain-containing protein 181 isoform X1 yields MRWPYNVKIMTKVVSTKPREEYEDDFEKDLDWLISEESRSEDQCVCLSSPQGPDYVDIEAEIDKELEEDEKRKGKKRKPKSHKEEKKGKKTEEEDEERWPSPMEPLEYDSDRDSPNKSSPIVPPPPGMEDQTEEEKKYILEKIQQANRELRDQEAPDMTRRRRLHFKATLVDLVVPPLQNGNTGEVEGAQGNKDSEAETEVSGKLSELKLSPREESRGSGRAGESSEGSVKEGRVLVEKDGKFDLVSLKEVESQGLLPPIANNYSDSSSPRHPEQTVSSGKTHKSSSPPHPRAGIDHLRAPRPPAQPRTRPSSASHGQRGSQRRDSKRRVQSATGIPCQATYSLSPQQKELLQRIQERKEMLAREEEQRKQEEEEQKRQENELAFKAWLLKKRGQSEEEKRIHRAQEMESRNSKKDSGDPEESYRLWLQRKQEQQQKERQLVELKRLEEDSGYLLRSREECERAFKLWLKRKRAEKRAAQQAARERSRRLVLDERRERRMRDLLCTVNETKTFRFNEHLAHHF; encoded by the exons ATGAGGTGGCCATATAatg TGAAGATTATGACAAAGGTGGTTTCCACAAAGCCTCGGGAGGAATATGAGGACGACTTTGAGAAGGATCTGGACTGGTTGATCAGCGAGGAAAGCCGGAGTGAGGACCAG TGTGTCTGTCTTTCCTCCCCACAGGGCCCTGACTACGTCGACATAGAAGCAGAAATTGACAAAGAACTAGAGGAGGATGAGAAacggaaaggaaagaaaagaaagccgAAAAGCCacaaggaggagaagaaaggtaagaaaacagaggaagaagatgaagagaggTGGCCCTCACCTATGGAGCCATTAGAGTATGACTCAGACAGAGACAGCCCAAATAAATCGTCACCTATAGTCCCACCTCCTCCAGGGATGGAGGACCagacagaagaggagaagaagtacATTCTGGAGAAGATCCAACAGGCTAATCGGGAGCTGCGGGACCAGGAAGCTCCGGATATGACGAGGCGCAGGCGGCTGCATTTTAAAGCAACGCTGGTGGATCTGGTGGTGCCTCCACTGCAAAATGGAAACACTGGTGAGGTGGAGGGGGCACAGGGCAACAAGGATTCAGAAGCAGAGACTGAAGTGTCAGGGAAGCTTTCTGAGCTAAAACTTTCCCCTCGGGAGGAGAGTAGAGGATCTGGCAGGGCTGGGGAGAGCAGTGAGGGAAGTGTAAAGGAGGGCAGAGTCCTTGTAGAAAAGGATGGTAAGTTTGACCTGGTCAGCCTGAAAGAGGTGGAGAGTCAAGGACTTCTCCCTCCCATAGCAAACAACTACAGTGACAGCTCCTCCCCCCGTCACCCGGAGCAGACTGTGAGCTCCGGTAAGACCCACAagtcctcctcccctcctcatcCTCGTGCCGGCATTGATCACCTCCGTGCCCCCAGACCTCCAGCTCAGCCCAGGACCAGGCCCAGCTCAGCCAGCCACGGCCAGAGAGGCAGCCAGAGGAGAGACAGCAAGCGGCGTGTGCAGTCGGCCACCGGGATACCCTGCCAGGCCACCTACTCCCTCTCCCCCCAGCAGAAAGAGCTGCTGCAGAGGATccaggagaggaaggagatgtTGGCCAGAGAG GAAGAGCAAAGgaaacaggaggaagaggagcagaagaggcaGGAGAACGAGCTGGCGTTTAAGGCCTGGCTGCTGAAGAAGAGAGGGcagtctgaggaggagaaaaggaTCCACCGAGCCCAGGAGATGGAGAGTAGGAATTCTAAG AAAGACTCCGGCGACCCGGAGGAGTCCTACAGGCTGTGGCTTCAGAGgaagcaggagcagcagcagaaggagagACAGCTGGTGGAGCTGAAGAGGCTGGAGGAGGACAGTGGTTACCTCCTACGCAGCCGCGAGGAGTGCGAACGTGCCTTCAAACT GTGGCTGAAGCGAAAACGGGCGGAGAAGCGAGCGGCGCAGCAGGCGGCCCGAGAGCGCTCCCGCAGGTTGGTGCTGGACGAACGCCGCGAGCGACGCATGAGGGATCTGCTGTGTACCGTCAACGAAACCAAGACATTCAGATTCAACGAACACCTGGCCCACCACTTCTGA
- the ccdc181 gene encoding coiled-coil domain-containing protein 181 isoform X4, translated as MTKVVSTKPREEYEDDFEKDLDWLISEESRSEDQGPDYVDIEAEIDKELEEDEKRKGKKRKPKSHKEEKKGKKTEEEDEERWPSPMEPLEYDSDRDSPNKSSPIVPPPPGMEDQTEEEKKYILEKIQQANRELRDQEAPDMTRRRRLHFKATLVDLVVPPLQNGNTGEVEGAQGNKDSEAETEVSGKLSELKLSPREESRGSGRAGESSEGSVKEGRVLVEKDGKFDLVSLKEVESQGLLPPIANNYSDSSSPRHPEQTVSSGKTHKSSSPPHPRAGIDHLRAPRPPAQPRTRPSSASHGQRGSQRRDSKRRVQSATGIPCQATYSLSPQQKELLQRIQERKEMLAREEEQRKQEEEEQKRQENELAFKAWLLKKRGQSEEEKRIHRAQEMESRNSKKDSGDPEESYRLWLQRKQEQQQKERQLVELKRLEEDSGYLLRSREECERAFKLWLKRKRAEKRAAQQAARERSRRLVLDERRERRMRDLLCTVNETKTFRFNEHLAHHF; from the exons ATGACAAAGGTGGTTTCCACAAAGCCTCGGGAGGAATATGAGGACGACTTTGAGAAGGATCTGGACTGGTTGATCAGCGAGGAAAGCCGGAGTGAGGACCAG GGCCCTGACTACGTCGACATAGAAGCAGAAATTGACAAAGAACTAGAGGAGGATGAGAAacggaaaggaaagaaaagaaagccgAAAAGCCacaaggaggagaagaaaggtaagaaaacagaggaagaagatgaagagaggTGGCCCTCACCTATGGAGCCATTAGAGTATGACTCAGACAGAGACAGCCCAAATAAATCGTCACCTATAGTCCCACCTCCTCCAGGGATGGAGGACCagacagaagaggagaagaagtacATTCTGGAGAAGATCCAACAGGCTAATCGGGAGCTGCGGGACCAGGAAGCTCCGGATATGACGAGGCGCAGGCGGCTGCATTTTAAAGCAACGCTGGTGGATCTGGTGGTGCCTCCACTGCAAAATGGAAACACTGGTGAGGTGGAGGGGGCACAGGGCAACAAGGATTCAGAAGCAGAGACTGAAGTGTCAGGGAAGCTTTCTGAGCTAAAACTTTCCCCTCGGGAGGAGAGTAGAGGATCTGGCAGGGCTGGGGAGAGCAGTGAGGGAAGTGTAAAGGAGGGCAGAGTCCTTGTAGAAAAGGATGGTAAGTTTGACCTGGTCAGCCTGAAAGAGGTGGAGAGTCAAGGACTTCTCCCTCCCATAGCAAACAACTACAGTGACAGCTCCTCCCCCCGTCACCCGGAGCAGACTGTGAGCTCCGGTAAGACCCACAagtcctcctcccctcctcatcCTCGTGCCGGCATTGATCACCTCCGTGCCCCCAGACCTCCAGCTCAGCCCAGGACCAGGCCCAGCTCAGCCAGCCACGGCCAGAGAGGCAGCCAGAGGAGAGACAGCAAGCGGCGTGTGCAGTCGGCCACCGGGATACCCTGCCAGGCCACCTACTCCCTCTCCCCCCAGCAGAAAGAGCTGCTGCAGAGGATccaggagaggaaggagatgtTGGCCAGAGAG GAAGAGCAAAGgaaacaggaggaagaggagcagaagaggcaGGAGAACGAGCTGGCGTTTAAGGCCTGGCTGCTGAAGAAGAGAGGGcagtctgaggaggagaaaaggaTCCACCGAGCCCAGGAGATGGAGAGTAGGAATTCTAAG AAAGACTCCGGCGACCCGGAGGAGTCCTACAGGCTGTGGCTTCAGAGgaagcaggagcagcagcagaaggagagACAGCTGGTGGAGCTGAAGAGGCTGGAGGAGGACAGTGGTTACCTCCTACGCAGCCGCGAGGAGTGCGAACGTGCCTTCAAACT GTGGCTGAAGCGAAAACGGGCGGAGAAGCGAGCGGCGCAGCAGGCGGCCCGAGAGCGCTCCCGCAGGTTGGTGCTGGACGAACGCCGCGAGCGACGCATGAGGGATCTGCTGTGTACCGTCAACGAAACCAAGACATTCAGATTCAACGAACACCTGGCCCACCACTTCTGA
- the ccdc181 gene encoding coiled-coil domain-containing protein 181 isoform X2, with amino-acid sequence MRWPYNVKIMTKVVSTKPREEYEDDFEKDLDWLISEESRSEDQGPDYVDIEAEIDKELEEDEKRKGKKRKPKSHKEEKKGKKTEEEDEERWPSPMEPLEYDSDRDSPNKSSPIVPPPPGMEDQTEEEKKYILEKIQQANRELRDQEAPDMTRRRRLHFKATLVDLVVPPLQNGNTGEVEGAQGNKDSEAETEVSGKLSELKLSPREESRGSGRAGESSEGSVKEGRVLVEKDGKFDLVSLKEVESQGLLPPIANNYSDSSSPRHPEQTVSSGKTHKSSSPPHPRAGIDHLRAPRPPAQPRTRPSSASHGQRGSQRRDSKRRVQSATGIPCQATYSLSPQQKELLQRIQERKEMLAREEEQRKQEEEEQKRQENELAFKAWLLKKRGQSEEEKRIHRAQEMESRNSKKDSGDPEESYRLWLQRKQEQQQKERQLVELKRLEEDSGYLLRSREECERAFKLWLKRKRAEKRAAQQAARERSRRLVLDERRERRMRDLLCTVNETKTFRFNEHLAHHF; translated from the exons ATGAGGTGGCCATATAatg TGAAGATTATGACAAAGGTGGTTTCCACAAAGCCTCGGGAGGAATATGAGGACGACTTTGAGAAGGATCTGGACTGGTTGATCAGCGAGGAAAGCCGGAGTGAGGACCAG GGCCCTGACTACGTCGACATAGAAGCAGAAATTGACAAAGAACTAGAGGAGGATGAGAAacggaaaggaaagaaaagaaagccgAAAAGCCacaaggaggagaagaaaggtaagaaaacagaggaagaagatgaagagaggTGGCCCTCACCTATGGAGCCATTAGAGTATGACTCAGACAGAGACAGCCCAAATAAATCGTCACCTATAGTCCCACCTCCTCCAGGGATGGAGGACCagacagaagaggagaagaagtacATTCTGGAGAAGATCCAACAGGCTAATCGGGAGCTGCGGGACCAGGAAGCTCCGGATATGACGAGGCGCAGGCGGCTGCATTTTAAAGCAACGCTGGTGGATCTGGTGGTGCCTCCACTGCAAAATGGAAACACTGGTGAGGTGGAGGGGGCACAGGGCAACAAGGATTCAGAAGCAGAGACTGAAGTGTCAGGGAAGCTTTCTGAGCTAAAACTTTCCCCTCGGGAGGAGAGTAGAGGATCTGGCAGGGCTGGGGAGAGCAGTGAGGGAAGTGTAAAGGAGGGCAGAGTCCTTGTAGAAAAGGATGGTAAGTTTGACCTGGTCAGCCTGAAAGAGGTGGAGAGTCAAGGACTTCTCCCTCCCATAGCAAACAACTACAGTGACAGCTCCTCCCCCCGTCACCCGGAGCAGACTGTGAGCTCCGGTAAGACCCACAagtcctcctcccctcctcatcCTCGTGCCGGCATTGATCACCTCCGTGCCCCCAGACCTCCAGCTCAGCCCAGGACCAGGCCCAGCTCAGCCAGCCACGGCCAGAGAGGCAGCCAGAGGAGAGACAGCAAGCGGCGTGTGCAGTCGGCCACCGGGATACCCTGCCAGGCCACCTACTCCCTCTCCCCCCAGCAGAAAGAGCTGCTGCAGAGGATccaggagaggaaggagatgtTGGCCAGAGAG GAAGAGCAAAGgaaacaggaggaagaggagcagaagaggcaGGAGAACGAGCTGGCGTTTAAGGCCTGGCTGCTGAAGAAGAGAGGGcagtctgaggaggagaaaaggaTCCACCGAGCCCAGGAGATGGAGAGTAGGAATTCTAAG AAAGACTCCGGCGACCCGGAGGAGTCCTACAGGCTGTGGCTTCAGAGgaagcaggagcagcagcagaaggagagACAGCTGGTGGAGCTGAAGAGGCTGGAGGAGGACAGTGGTTACCTCCTACGCAGCCGCGAGGAGTGCGAACGTGCCTTCAAACT GTGGCTGAAGCGAAAACGGGCGGAGAAGCGAGCGGCGCAGCAGGCGGCCCGAGAGCGCTCCCGCAGGTTGGTGCTGGACGAACGCCGCGAGCGACGCATGAGGGATCTGCTGTGTACCGTCAACGAAACCAAGACATTCAGATTCAACGAACACCTGGCCCACCACTTCTGA
- the ccdc181 gene encoding coiled-coil domain-containing protein 181 isoform X5, with amino-acid sequence MRWPYNVKIMTKVVSTKPREEYEDDFEKDLDWLISEESRSEDQCVCLSSPQGPDYVDIEAEIDKELEEDEKRKGKKRKPKSHKEEKKGMEDQTEEEKKYILEKIQQANRELRDQEAPDMTRRRRLHFKATLVDLVVPPLQNGNTGEVEGAQGNKDSEAETEVSGKLSELKLSPREESRGSGRAGESSEGSVKEGRVLVEKDGKFDLVSLKEVESQGLLPPIANNYSDSSSPRHPEQTVSSGKTHKSSSPPHPRAGIDHLRAPRPPAQPRTRPSSASHGQRGSQRRDSKRRVQSATGIPCQATYSLSPQQKELLQRIQERKEMLAREEEQRKQEEEEQKRQENELAFKAWLLKKRGQSEEEKRIHRAQEMESRNSKKDSGDPEESYRLWLQRKQEQQQKERQLVELKRLEEDSGYLLRSREECERAFKLWLKRKRAEKRAAQQAARERSRRLVLDERRERRMRDLLCTVNETKTFRFNEHLAHHF; translated from the exons ATGAGGTGGCCATATAatg TGAAGATTATGACAAAGGTGGTTTCCACAAAGCCTCGGGAGGAATATGAGGACGACTTTGAGAAGGATCTGGACTGGTTGATCAGCGAGGAAAGCCGGAGTGAGGACCAG TGTGTCTGTCTTTCCTCCCCACAGGGCCCTGACTACGTCGACATAGAAGCAGAAATTGACAAAGAACTAGAGGAGGATGAGAAacggaaaggaaagaaaagaaagccgAAAAGCCacaaggaggagaagaaag GGATGGAGGACCagacagaagaggagaagaagtacATTCTGGAGAAGATCCAACAGGCTAATCGGGAGCTGCGGGACCAGGAAGCTCCGGATATGACGAGGCGCAGGCGGCTGCATTTTAAAGCAACGCTGGTGGATCTGGTGGTGCCTCCACTGCAAAATGGAAACACTGGTGAGGTGGAGGGGGCACAGGGCAACAAGGATTCAGAAGCAGAGACTGAAGTGTCAGGGAAGCTTTCTGAGCTAAAACTTTCCCCTCGGGAGGAGAGTAGAGGATCTGGCAGGGCTGGGGAGAGCAGTGAGGGAAGTGTAAAGGAGGGCAGAGTCCTTGTAGAAAAGGATGGTAAGTTTGACCTGGTCAGCCTGAAAGAGGTGGAGAGTCAAGGACTTCTCCCTCCCATAGCAAACAACTACAGTGACAGCTCCTCCCCCCGTCACCCGGAGCAGACTGTGAGCTCCGGTAAGACCCACAagtcctcctcccctcctcatcCTCGTGCCGGCATTGATCACCTCCGTGCCCCCAGACCTCCAGCTCAGCCCAGGACCAGGCCCAGCTCAGCCAGCCACGGCCAGAGAGGCAGCCAGAGGAGAGACAGCAAGCGGCGTGTGCAGTCGGCCACCGGGATACCCTGCCAGGCCACCTACTCCCTCTCCCCCCAGCAGAAAGAGCTGCTGCAGAGGATccaggagaggaaggagatgtTGGCCAGAGAG GAAGAGCAAAGgaaacaggaggaagaggagcagaagaggcaGGAGAACGAGCTGGCGTTTAAGGCCTGGCTGCTGAAGAAGAGAGGGcagtctgaggaggagaaaaggaTCCACCGAGCCCAGGAGATGGAGAGTAGGAATTCTAAG AAAGACTCCGGCGACCCGGAGGAGTCCTACAGGCTGTGGCTTCAGAGgaagcaggagcagcagcagaaggagagACAGCTGGTGGAGCTGAAGAGGCTGGAGGAGGACAGTGGTTACCTCCTACGCAGCCGCGAGGAGTGCGAACGTGCCTTCAAACT GTGGCTGAAGCGAAAACGGGCGGAGAAGCGAGCGGCGCAGCAGGCGGCCCGAGAGCGCTCCCGCAGGTTGGTGCTGGACGAACGCCGCGAGCGACGCATGAGGGATCTGCTGTGTACCGTCAACGAAACCAAGACATTCAGATTCAACGAACACCTGGCCCACCACTTCTGA
- the ccdc181 gene encoding coiled-coil domain-containing protein 181 isoform X3 gives MTKVVSTKPREEYEDDFEKDLDWLISEESRSEDQCVCLSSPQGPDYVDIEAEIDKELEEDEKRKGKKRKPKSHKEEKKGKKTEEEDEERWPSPMEPLEYDSDRDSPNKSSPIVPPPPGMEDQTEEEKKYILEKIQQANRELRDQEAPDMTRRRRLHFKATLVDLVVPPLQNGNTGEVEGAQGNKDSEAETEVSGKLSELKLSPREESRGSGRAGESSEGSVKEGRVLVEKDGKFDLVSLKEVESQGLLPPIANNYSDSSSPRHPEQTVSSGKTHKSSSPPHPRAGIDHLRAPRPPAQPRTRPSSASHGQRGSQRRDSKRRVQSATGIPCQATYSLSPQQKELLQRIQERKEMLAREEEQRKQEEEEQKRQENELAFKAWLLKKRGQSEEEKRIHRAQEMESRNSKKDSGDPEESYRLWLQRKQEQQQKERQLVELKRLEEDSGYLLRSREECERAFKLWLKRKRAEKRAAQQAARERSRRLVLDERRERRMRDLLCTVNETKTFRFNEHLAHHF, from the exons ATGACAAAGGTGGTTTCCACAAAGCCTCGGGAGGAATATGAGGACGACTTTGAGAAGGATCTGGACTGGTTGATCAGCGAGGAAAGCCGGAGTGAGGACCAG TGTGTCTGTCTTTCCTCCCCACAGGGCCCTGACTACGTCGACATAGAAGCAGAAATTGACAAAGAACTAGAGGAGGATGAGAAacggaaaggaaagaaaagaaagccgAAAAGCCacaaggaggagaagaaaggtaagaaaacagaggaagaagatgaagagaggTGGCCCTCACCTATGGAGCCATTAGAGTATGACTCAGACAGAGACAGCCCAAATAAATCGTCACCTATAGTCCCACCTCCTCCAGGGATGGAGGACCagacagaagaggagaagaagtacATTCTGGAGAAGATCCAACAGGCTAATCGGGAGCTGCGGGACCAGGAAGCTCCGGATATGACGAGGCGCAGGCGGCTGCATTTTAAAGCAACGCTGGTGGATCTGGTGGTGCCTCCACTGCAAAATGGAAACACTGGTGAGGTGGAGGGGGCACAGGGCAACAAGGATTCAGAAGCAGAGACTGAAGTGTCAGGGAAGCTTTCTGAGCTAAAACTTTCCCCTCGGGAGGAGAGTAGAGGATCTGGCAGGGCTGGGGAGAGCAGTGAGGGAAGTGTAAAGGAGGGCAGAGTCCTTGTAGAAAAGGATGGTAAGTTTGACCTGGTCAGCCTGAAAGAGGTGGAGAGTCAAGGACTTCTCCCTCCCATAGCAAACAACTACAGTGACAGCTCCTCCCCCCGTCACCCGGAGCAGACTGTGAGCTCCGGTAAGACCCACAagtcctcctcccctcctcatcCTCGTGCCGGCATTGATCACCTCCGTGCCCCCAGACCTCCAGCTCAGCCCAGGACCAGGCCCAGCTCAGCCAGCCACGGCCAGAGAGGCAGCCAGAGGAGAGACAGCAAGCGGCGTGTGCAGTCGGCCACCGGGATACCCTGCCAGGCCACCTACTCCCTCTCCCCCCAGCAGAAAGAGCTGCTGCAGAGGATccaggagaggaaggagatgtTGGCCAGAGAG GAAGAGCAAAGgaaacaggaggaagaggagcagaagaggcaGGAGAACGAGCTGGCGTTTAAGGCCTGGCTGCTGAAGAAGAGAGGGcagtctgaggaggagaaaaggaTCCACCGAGCCCAGGAGATGGAGAGTAGGAATTCTAAG AAAGACTCCGGCGACCCGGAGGAGTCCTACAGGCTGTGGCTTCAGAGgaagcaggagcagcagcagaaggagagACAGCTGGTGGAGCTGAAGAGGCTGGAGGAGGACAGTGGTTACCTCCTACGCAGCCGCGAGGAGTGCGAACGTGCCTTCAAACT GTGGCTGAAGCGAAAACGGGCGGAGAAGCGAGCGGCGCAGCAGGCGGCCCGAGAGCGCTCCCGCAGGTTGGTGCTGGACGAACGCCGCGAGCGACGCATGAGGGATCTGCTGTGTACCGTCAACGAAACCAAGACATTCAGATTCAACGAACACCTGGCCCACCACTTCTGA
- the ccdc181 gene encoding coiled-coil domain-containing protein 181 isoform X6, with translation MRWPYNVKIMTKVVSTKPREEYEDDFEKDLDWLISEESRSEDQGPDYVDIEAEIDKELEEDEKRKGKKRKPKSHKEEKKGMEDQTEEEKKYILEKIQQANRELRDQEAPDMTRRRRLHFKATLVDLVVPPLQNGNTGEVEGAQGNKDSEAETEVSGKLSELKLSPREESRGSGRAGESSEGSVKEGRVLVEKDGKFDLVSLKEVESQGLLPPIANNYSDSSSPRHPEQTVSSGKTHKSSSPPHPRAGIDHLRAPRPPAQPRTRPSSASHGQRGSQRRDSKRRVQSATGIPCQATYSLSPQQKELLQRIQERKEMLAREEEQRKQEEEEQKRQENELAFKAWLLKKRGQSEEEKRIHRAQEMESRNSKKDSGDPEESYRLWLQRKQEQQQKERQLVELKRLEEDSGYLLRSREECERAFKLWLKRKRAEKRAAQQAARERSRRLVLDERRERRMRDLLCTVNETKTFRFNEHLAHHF, from the exons ATGAGGTGGCCATATAatg TGAAGATTATGACAAAGGTGGTTTCCACAAAGCCTCGGGAGGAATATGAGGACGACTTTGAGAAGGATCTGGACTGGTTGATCAGCGAGGAAAGCCGGAGTGAGGACCAG GGCCCTGACTACGTCGACATAGAAGCAGAAATTGACAAAGAACTAGAGGAGGATGAGAAacggaaaggaaagaaaagaaagccgAAAAGCCacaaggaggagaagaaag GGATGGAGGACCagacagaagaggagaagaagtacATTCTGGAGAAGATCCAACAGGCTAATCGGGAGCTGCGGGACCAGGAAGCTCCGGATATGACGAGGCGCAGGCGGCTGCATTTTAAAGCAACGCTGGTGGATCTGGTGGTGCCTCCACTGCAAAATGGAAACACTGGTGAGGTGGAGGGGGCACAGGGCAACAAGGATTCAGAAGCAGAGACTGAAGTGTCAGGGAAGCTTTCTGAGCTAAAACTTTCCCCTCGGGAGGAGAGTAGAGGATCTGGCAGGGCTGGGGAGAGCAGTGAGGGAAGTGTAAAGGAGGGCAGAGTCCTTGTAGAAAAGGATGGTAAGTTTGACCTGGTCAGCCTGAAAGAGGTGGAGAGTCAAGGACTTCTCCCTCCCATAGCAAACAACTACAGTGACAGCTCCTCCCCCCGTCACCCGGAGCAGACTGTGAGCTCCGGTAAGACCCACAagtcctcctcccctcctcatcCTCGTGCCGGCATTGATCACCTCCGTGCCCCCAGACCTCCAGCTCAGCCCAGGACCAGGCCCAGCTCAGCCAGCCACGGCCAGAGAGGCAGCCAGAGGAGAGACAGCAAGCGGCGTGTGCAGTCGGCCACCGGGATACCCTGCCAGGCCACCTACTCCCTCTCCCCCCAGCAGAAAGAGCTGCTGCAGAGGATccaggagaggaaggagatgtTGGCCAGAGAG GAAGAGCAAAGgaaacaggaggaagaggagcagaagaggcaGGAGAACGAGCTGGCGTTTAAGGCCTGGCTGCTGAAGAAGAGAGGGcagtctgaggaggagaaaaggaTCCACCGAGCCCAGGAGATGGAGAGTAGGAATTCTAAG AAAGACTCCGGCGACCCGGAGGAGTCCTACAGGCTGTGGCTTCAGAGgaagcaggagcagcagcagaaggagagACAGCTGGTGGAGCTGAAGAGGCTGGAGGAGGACAGTGGTTACCTCCTACGCAGCCGCGAGGAGTGCGAACGTGCCTTCAAACT GTGGCTGAAGCGAAAACGGGCGGAGAAGCGAGCGGCGCAGCAGGCGGCCCGAGAGCGCTCCCGCAGGTTGGTGCTGGACGAACGCCGCGAGCGACGCATGAGGGATCTGCTGTGTACCGTCAACGAAACCAAGACATTCAGATTCAACGAACACCTGGCCCACCACTTCTGA